The following proteins are co-located in the Sporolactobacillus pectinivorans genome:
- a CDS encoding ATP-binding protein has protein sequence MKIRVLEINQFGRFENRKIELPEMPFTVIYGENEAGKSTIMNFILCTLFGYPQKSGLRKWVNGGAEDRLGGSLVFTGDDGQDYRLERVYARNDQPELFIGNSERGSIHKILHGIDRMLYQSVFCFDLDGLSGIEKTKPSDLNDLLLGAGMIGSSELTKLEQSLAKKTGLIFKKGGKNPEMNQLFRKLDQSGTDLRKWERKLDAFHELQQEIAKTRKKIQMLEDERKNVQARFMEWSAFSSVRPLIAGYHVLEEEISSAGKTSSFPENGRSRFSDLEKQIAETEKEMTDLKDEIRFLDEAEAAKPVREKWIRAEGKLSAWFRSAARDDQDLREIDRLGKELAAGQAAYEAMAERLGTEWSPGKILKASVDLSFIRQLREKTEIWMKLVSEEKNAENALSVQHASVVQLEQRLKQLTGLRNEVDVNSLRTVRRTTPEQKENPFSLLLVFVSVLLMTILFTAFSALLFTFYAALPVLALGLTLTAFYGWAALRSHQQGQKTGINEADHRRAAEASLTEEQLSGAKREYEQKMRMREHCKDQLEGFEHQLKEWMRENGYAIDNVGLAEETARLVGDARALLSRLDGMGTELEARRADHDQFISEKQQLTEELSLPDGDTSYIEQQFNMEKEKAADLHALKSKRDVYRRQEKRLNQKLYRLNEEQHSLFEQAEVENRLQFLEKADHFERLSSLLEKRDERWLQMIEISGGEDKLKHFSGDLDHGIWEGVDENDFKNSLSELDGKIKEARDRLTEEQAEGRNMEESDTYRDALDNYQQLLTAANSKSREWAVYRTAQWAIDRAKDQYRRQRLPGILNRARDYFENITSGEYVSLQLDQAGGFIAGRNDGRHFSADELSRGTAEQLYLSLRLALAERICPGEKLPLIIDEGLVNFDVRRTDRVLSLLKEVSQERQVILFTCQPSVLKCASSESVITLSKAFR, from the coding sequence ATGAAAATCAGAGTATTGGAAATCAATCAGTTCGGGCGTTTCGAGAACCGAAAAATAGAATTGCCGGAGATGCCTTTTACTGTGATCTACGGTGAAAATGAAGCTGGAAAATCTACGATCATGAATTTTATTCTTTGTACGCTGTTTGGATATCCTCAGAAAAGTGGATTGAGAAAATGGGTGAACGGCGGAGCTGAGGACCGCCTCGGAGGATCACTGGTTTTTACCGGTGACGATGGACAAGATTACAGACTTGAAAGAGTGTATGCCAGAAACGATCAGCCTGAACTTTTTATTGGAAACAGTGAAAGGGGCTCCATCCACAAGATACTTCACGGCATCGACCGAATGCTATATCAAAGTGTGTTCTGCTTTGATCTTGACGGTCTTAGCGGTATTGAAAAAACAAAACCTTCAGATCTAAATGACCTGCTTCTTGGAGCAGGCATGATCGGCAGCAGCGAGCTGACAAAACTCGAACAATCCCTGGCCAAAAAAACGGGTTTGATTTTTAAGAAGGGCGGTAAAAATCCGGAGATGAATCAGTTGTTCCGAAAACTGGATCAATCGGGGACTGATCTGAGGAAATGGGAGAGAAAGCTGGATGCTTTCCATGAACTCCAGCAGGAGATTGCCAAAACTCGAAAAAAAATTCAAATGCTGGAGGATGAGCGAAAAAACGTTCAGGCACGCTTTATGGAGTGGTCGGCATTTTCATCGGTCAGACCTTTGATTGCGGGTTATCACGTTTTGGAAGAAGAAATCAGTTCTGCGGGGAAGACAAGTTCATTTCCTGAAAATGGACGATCCCGATTTAGTGATCTGGAAAAACAGATTGCAGAAACCGAAAAAGAAATGACGGATTTGAAAGATGAGATCCGTTTTTTGGACGAAGCCGAAGCTGCAAAACCAGTCCGGGAAAAATGGATTCGTGCGGAGGGAAAGCTTTCCGCATGGTTTCGTTCGGCTGCCAGGGATGATCAGGATTTGCGGGAAATCGACCGCCTCGGTAAAGAGCTGGCGGCAGGACAGGCTGCGTATGAGGCAATGGCTGAGCGCCTTGGGACTGAATGGAGTCCGGGGAAAATACTCAAGGCTTCTGTAGATCTTTCTTTTATACGTCAGCTCAGGGAAAAAACCGAGATTTGGATGAAGCTGGTCTCAGAAGAGAAGAACGCTGAGAATGCCCTAAGCGTGCAACATGCATCTGTTGTTCAGCTGGAACAGCGGTTAAAGCAACTGACAGGGCTTAGGAATGAAGTGGATGTCAATAGTTTGCGCACGGTCCGCCGCACGACTCCAGAGCAGAAAGAAAATCCTTTTTCTTTGCTGCTTGTCTTTGTTTCTGTGCTCTTGATGACGATCCTGTTTACCGCATTCTCTGCACTTCTGTTTACTTTTTATGCCGCCTTGCCTGTATTGGCGCTTGGCCTTACACTTACTGCATTTTATGGCTGGGCAGCGCTGAGATCCCACCAGCAGGGGCAAAAAACCGGAATTAATGAAGCAGATCATCGGCGTGCGGCGGAGGCCAGTCTCACTGAAGAACAGTTGTCCGGAGCGAAAAGGGAATACGAGCAAAAAATGCGAATGCGTGAACACTGTAAGGATCAGCTTGAAGGATTTGAACATCAGCTGAAGGAATGGATGCGGGAAAACGGTTATGCTATAGATAACGTCGGTTTAGCTGAAGAAACTGCGCGACTTGTCGGTGATGCACGTGCACTGCTGAGCAGGCTTGACGGAATGGGCACGGAGCTTGAGGCACGCAGGGCAGATCATGATCAGTTTATTAGTGAAAAGCAGCAGCTCACTGAAGAATTATCCTTGCCCGATGGAGATACGTCATACATCGAACAGCAGTTTAACATGGAGAAAGAAAAAGCAGCGGATCTTCATGCGTTAAAAAGCAAGCGGGATGTCTACAGGCGGCAGGAAAAACGCCTTAATCAGAAACTATACCGCTTAAATGAAGAACAGCATTCTCTGTTTGAACAGGCCGAAGTGGAAAATCGTTTGCAGTTTCTTGAAAAGGCTGATCACTTTGAAAGGTTAAGCAGTTTGCTCGAGAAACGGGACGAAAGATGGCTGCAGATGATTGAAATATCAGGAGGAGAGGACAAGCTGAAACACTTCAGCGGAGATCTTGACCACGGTATTTGGGAGGGGGTAGATGAGAATGATTTCAAAAACAGTTTGTCGGAGCTGGATGGAAAAATCAAAGAGGCACGTGACCGCCTGACAGAAGAGCAGGCAGAGGGCCGCAATATGGAAGAAAGCGATACGTACCGTGATGCATTGGACAACTATCAGCAGCTGCTTACGGCAGCAAACAGTAAATCCAGGGAGTGGGCAGTATACAGAACGGCTCAGTGGGCCATTGACCGGGCAAAGGATCAGTACCGCAGACAGAGACTGCCGGGAATTCTCAATCGGGCGAGAGATTATTTCGAGAACATAACATCAGGCGAGTATGTTTCACTTCAGCTGGATCAGGCAGGCGGGTTCATTGCCGGAAGAAACGATGGAAGGCATTTCAGTGCCGATGAATTAAGCCGGGGCACCGCTGAACAGTTGTACCTGTCTTTGCGGCTTGCACTGGCTGAACGAATCTGCCCGGGCGAAAAGCTGCCTTTGATTATTGATGAAGGCCTGGTCAACTTTGACGTCAGACGTACAGACCGAGTTCTATCACTACTTAAGGAGGTTTCTCAAGAGCGTCAGGTTATCCTTTTCACTTGCCAACCTTCTGTCCTTAAATGTGCATCTTCTGAATCGGTGATCACACTTTCCAAAGCATTTCGTTAA
- a CDS encoding metallophosphoesterase family protein, protein MIRFIHTADLHLDRPFEGLSELPRSLHERVKESTFKALGRLTDRVLAERPDFLIIAGDVFDDSHRSLSAQRRFIQAMALLREADIPVYLAFGNHDHLDDPWNRLKLPDNVHVFPAVPSVIPFRSENGERVNLYGFSYAQRRVTEDMTSGYIKQQGADYHIGILHGALRSGDGEDSYAPFTTGELAEKGFDYWALGHIHKRQQVSPPLPIWYPGDLQGLSIKETGEKGASVVEIDQQAVRVAFFPTADILWEKRELSIEGEVTADRLEKAIEQSRNALRRDYAGVFLRIELIFSKTDQTWNEIDLLVRELTDALNDGEEERGNFAWLLPIMFKLRPEWERSSILESPHFIGDTFRLIETKENVNEAVSSLFEHHSGLRFLEPLREEEIARIQAQAEQLIADSLISGRSDR, encoded by the coding sequence ATGATTCGATTCATCCATACTGCCGATCTGCATCTGGACAGGCCGTTCGAGGGATTGTCGGAACTCCCCCGCTCGCTGCACGAACGGGTGAAGGAAAGCACATTCAAGGCGCTCGGTCGATTGACAGACAGGGTGCTGGCCGAGCGGCCCGATTTTTTGATTATTGCCGGGGATGTGTTTGACGACAGCCACAGAAGTCTGTCTGCACAACGCCGCTTTATTCAGGCGATGGCACTTCTGCGTGAGGCGGATATCCCTGTGTACCTCGCTTTTGGCAACCATGATCATCTGGATGATCCATGGAACCGGCTGAAACTTCCGGACAATGTTCATGTTTTCCCGGCTGTACCGTCAGTGATCCCTTTCCGGAGTGAAAACGGAGAACGGGTGAATCTGTACGGATTCAGTTATGCACAGCGCAGGGTCACTGAGGACATGACATCAGGATATATTAAACAGCAGGGCGCTGATTATCATATTGGCATTCTGCATGGGGCGCTGCGCTCAGGAGATGGGGAGGATTCGTATGCTCCTTTTACGACCGGTGAGCTGGCGGAAAAAGGTTTCGATTACTGGGCACTCGGACATATCCATAAACGGCAGCAAGTGTCGCCCCCGCTGCCGATCTGGTATCCGGGTGACTTGCAGGGGCTTTCGATAAAAGAAACCGGTGAAAAAGGCGCATCAGTTGTAGAAATTGATCAGCAGGCGGTCCGTGTCGCTTTTTTTCCGACAGCGGACATTTTGTGGGAGAAACGGGAATTGTCCATTGAGGGTGAAGTGACTGCGGACCGTCTGGAAAAGGCAATTGAACAGTCCAGAAATGCGTTGCGCCGTGATTATGCAGGTGTTTTTCTTCGGATAGAGCTCATTTTTTCCAAAACGGATCAGACTTGGAATGAAATTGATTTACTGGTTCGCGAACTTACTGATGCTCTGAACGATGGAGAAGAAGAACGTGGGAATTTTGCCTGGCTTTTGCCGATAATGTTCAAGCTCCGTCCCGAATGGGAACGCAGCAGTATACTCGAAAGTCCCCATTTTATTGGTGATACCTTTCGATTGATCGAAACAAAGGAAAATGTGAATGAAGCAGTCAGTTCACTTTTTGAGCATCACTCCGGACTTCGCTTCCTTGAACCGTTGCGGGAAGAGGAGATCGCCAGGATACAGGCACAAGCCGAACAATTAATTGCCGACAGCTTGATTTCCGGGAGAAGCGACCGGTAA